One Amycolatopsis thermophila DNA segment encodes these proteins:
- a CDS encoding TrpB-like pyridoxal phosphate-dependent enzyme has product MTGRTKYLLDESDLPTTWYNVVPDLPEPPPPPLHPATREPVGPDDLAPLFPQALIAQEVTQDRYVDIPGEVLDVYRLWRPSPLYRARRLERALGTPARIYYKYEGVSPVGSHKPNTAVPQAYYNAAEGIRRLTTETGAGQWGSALAFACATFALDCEVWQVRASYDQKPYRKIMMETFGATVHPSPSKETAAGRAVLEKDPDSTGSLGIAISEAVEQAAADPDTRYALGSVLNHVLLHQTVIGEEALLQFEQAGDSPDVIVGCTGGGSNFGGLVFPFLREKLAGKIAPVIRAVEPAACPSLTRGRYAYDFGDTAGLTPLMKMHTLGHDFIPDPIHAGGLRYHGMSPLLSHIYELGLLEAMAVGQQECFAAGVRFARAEGIIPAPEPTHALAACVQEALRCKETGEEKAILTALCGHAHLDLPAYAAFLSGRMTDNELPESVLAESLAGLP; this is encoded by the coding sequence ATGACCGGCCGGACGAAATACCTGCTCGACGAATCGGACCTGCCGACCACCTGGTACAACGTGGTCCCCGACCTGCCGGAGCCGCCACCACCGCCGCTGCACCCGGCCACCCGGGAGCCGGTCGGCCCGGACGACCTCGCGCCGCTCTTCCCGCAGGCGCTCATCGCCCAGGAGGTCACCCAAGATCGTTATGTCGACATCCCAGGCGAGGTGCTCGACGTCTACCGGCTCTGGCGGCCCTCGCCGCTGTACCGGGCGCGGCGGCTGGAGAGGGCGCTGGGCACACCGGCGCGCATCTACTACAAGTACGAGGGCGTCAGCCCGGTCGGGTCGCACAAGCCGAACACCGCGGTCCCGCAGGCGTACTACAACGCGGCCGAGGGCATCCGGCGGCTGACCACGGAGACCGGCGCCGGGCAGTGGGGCAGCGCGCTGGCGTTCGCCTGCGCCACGTTCGCGCTCGACTGCGAGGTCTGGCAGGTGCGCGCCTCCTACGACCAGAAGCCCTACCGCAAGATCATGATGGAGACCTTCGGGGCGACCGTGCACCCCAGCCCGTCGAAGGAGACCGCGGCCGGCCGCGCCGTGCTGGAGAAGGACCCGGATTCGACGGGCAGCCTGGGCATCGCGATCAGCGAGGCCGTCGAGCAGGCCGCCGCCGACCCGGACACCCGCTACGCGCTGGGCAGCGTGCTCAACCACGTCCTGCTGCACCAGACGGTCATCGGGGAGGAGGCGCTGCTGCAGTTCGAGCAGGCCGGGGACAGCCCGGACGTGATCGTCGGCTGCACCGGCGGCGGCTCGAACTTCGGCGGGCTGGTGTTCCCGTTCCTGCGGGAGAAGCTGGCCGGGAAGATCGCCCCGGTGATCCGGGCCGTCGAGCCGGCCGCGTGCCCGTCGCTGACCCGTGGCCGCTACGCCTACGACTTCGGCGACACGGCGGGCCTGACCCCGCTGATGAAGATGCACACGCTCGGTCACGACTTCATCCCGGACCCGATCCACGCCGGCGGCCTGCGCTACCACGGCATGTCGCCGCTGTTGTCGCACATCTACGAGCTGGGCCTGCTCGAGGCGATGGCGGTCGGGCAGCAGGAGTGCTTCGCGGCCGGGGTGCGGTTCGCCCGCGCCGAGGGCATCATCCCGGCACCCGAGCCGACGCACGCATTGGCCGCGTGCGTCCAGGAGGCGTTGCGCTGCAAGGAAACCGGCGAGGAGAAGGCGATCCTGACCGCGCTGTGCGGGCACGCGCACCTGGACCTGCCCGCCTACGCCGCGTTCCTGTCCGGCCGGATGACCGACAACGAGCTGCCCGAGTCGGTGCTGGCCGAGTCGCTGGCGGGGCTGCCGTGA
- a CDS encoding tryptophan 2,3-dioxygenase, whose translation MTDEHASLTYTSYLALDDLLSAQHPRSAEHDELLFIVIHQVYELWFKQMLHELGFLQEKLVAGDTAHAIRTLRRVLTIMKVVVAQIDVLETMTPSQFTSFRTRLDAASGFQSAQFRELEAVLGRRDRGAFAHYPEGSEARGRIEAAMERPSLFDSFLAYLSVHGYDVTGDRRKVLLRVYTDDAGPATVAEHLVDLDEGVQEWRYRHVKMVERTIGDKAGTGGSSGAKYLKGTLFKPLFPDLWAVRADL comes from the coding sequence GTGACCGACGAGCACGCGTCGCTGACCTACACCTCGTACCTGGCGCTGGACGACCTGCTCTCCGCCCAGCACCCGCGGTCGGCCGAGCACGACGAGCTGTTGTTCATCGTGATCCACCAGGTCTACGAGCTGTGGTTCAAGCAGATGCTGCACGAGCTGGGGTTCCTGCAGGAGAAGCTGGTCGCGGGCGACACCGCGCACGCGATCCGCACGTTGCGGCGAGTGTTGACGATCATGAAGGTGGTGGTCGCGCAGATCGACGTGCTGGAGACGATGACGCCCAGCCAGTTCACCAGCTTCCGCACCCGGCTGGACGCGGCGAGCGGGTTCCAGTCGGCCCAGTTCCGCGAGCTGGAGGCGGTGCTCGGCCGGCGCGACCGCGGGGCGTTCGCGCACTACCCGGAGGGCAGCGAGGCGCGTGGCCGGATCGAGGCGGCCATGGAGCGGCCGTCGCTGTTCGACTCGTTCCTGGCCTACCTGTCGGTGCACGGTTACGACGTCACCGGCGACCGCCGGAAGGTGCTGCTGCGGGTCTACACCGACGACGCCGGCCCGGCGACGGTCGCCGAGCACCTGGTCGACCTGGACGAGGGCGTGCAGGAGTGGCGGTACCGGCACGTGAAGATGGTCGAACGCACGATCGGCGACAAGGCGGGAACCGGCGGGTCGTCCGGGGCGAAGTACCTGAAGGGGACGCTGTTCAAGCCCCTGTTCCCCGACCTATGGGCGGTGCGCGCCGACCTGTAG
- a CDS encoding alpha/beta fold hydrolase has protein sequence MYVRTGGTDGPTLLVLHGLGATGAVWEGLVERWPGRWIAPDLPGHGRSDPLPRYSFGGLAAAVAAEVPSGTPVAVLGHSLGGVVALTLASGWFGVRVSGACGLGIKVRWTSEELARAAAQATRPAKTFESRAEAAARWLKVSGLDGLVPEDSPIVDSGLAGGRRLALDQAAFGVGAPDLDGLLAAARAPVVLAAGEHDPMCPAGHLPPDAVVLPGLGHNAHVEDPAALDPLLDRLQVGAHRP, from the coding sequence ATGTACGTGCGCACCGGTGGTACGGACGGGCCGACGCTGCTCGTCCTGCACGGTCTCGGCGCGACCGGCGCCGTGTGGGAGGGCCTGGTGGAGCGGTGGCCGGGTCGGTGGATCGCGCCCGACCTGCCGGGCCACGGGCGGTCGGACCCGCTCCCCCGGTACTCGTTCGGCGGTCTGGCCGCGGCGGTGGCGGCGGAGGTGCCCTCCGGGACGCCGGTCGCGGTGCTGGGGCACTCCCTCGGCGGGGTGGTGGCCCTCACCCTGGCGAGCGGTTGGTTCGGCGTGCGGGTGAGCGGGGCTTGCGGTCTGGGCATCAAGGTGCGCTGGACGTCCGAGGAGCTGGCGCGCGCGGCCGCGCAGGCGACGCGCCCGGCGAAGACCTTCGAGTCGCGGGCCGAGGCGGCCGCGCGGTGGCTGAAGGTGTCCGGGCTGGACGGCCTGGTGCCCGAGGACTCGCCGATCGTGGACAGCGGGCTGGCCGGGGGCCGGCGGCTGGCGCTGGACCAGGCCGCGTTCGGAGTGGGCGCACCGGATCTGGACGGGCTGCTGGCCGCCGCGCGAGCGCCGGTGGTCCTCGCGGCGGGCGAGCACGACCCGATGTGCCCCGCCGGGCACCTGCCACCGGACGCGGTGGTCCTGCCCGGGCTGGGGCACAACGCGCACGTCGAGGACCCGGCCGCGCTGGACCCGCTGCTGGACCGCCTACAGGTCGGCGCGCACCGCCCATAG
- a CDS encoding Glu/Leu/Phe/Val family dehydrogenase, which produces MTDGVFGRESGHEQVVFCQDQATGLKAIIAVYSTALGPALGGTRFYPYRSESDALDDVLALSKGMAYKNALAGLDLGGGKAVIIGDPSTTKTEALLRAYGRFVQSLGGRYYTACDVGTYVPDMDVIARETRYVTGRSRDDGGAGDSSVLTAFGVFQGMRAAAEFRWGSPDLAGRHVGVSGVGKVGHILVGHLVEAGARVSITDVSSAAIERTRAAHPSVEVVADNATLVRTPLDVFAPCALGGALNDATVPELAAEIVCGAANNQLAHPGIEKSLEDRGILYAPDYLVNAGGVIQVSDELHGFDFERARRKAAGIFATTKAVFELARSEGVPPATAADRLAERRMSEVGRLRSILAVS; this is translated from the coding sequence GTGACGGATGGAGTGTTCGGCCGCGAAAGCGGTCACGAACAGGTCGTGTTCTGCCAGGACCAGGCGACCGGCCTGAAGGCGATCATCGCCGTCTACTCGACCGCGCTGGGCCCCGCGCTCGGCGGCACGCGCTTCTACCCCTACCGCAGCGAGAGCGACGCGCTCGACGACGTCCTCGCGCTGTCCAAGGGCATGGCCTACAAGAACGCCCTCGCCGGGCTCGACCTCGGCGGCGGCAAGGCCGTCATCATCGGCGACCCGTCGACCACCAAGACCGAGGCGCTGCTACGCGCCTACGGGCGCTTCGTGCAGTCCCTCGGCGGCCGGTACTACACGGCCTGCGACGTGGGCACCTACGTCCCCGACATGGACGTCATCGCCCGCGAGACCCGCTACGTCACCGGACGGTCCCGCGACGACGGCGGCGCGGGCGACTCGTCGGTGCTGACCGCGTTCGGCGTCTTCCAGGGCATGCGCGCCGCCGCCGAGTTCCGGTGGGGCAGCCCCGACCTGGCCGGGCGTCACGTCGGCGTGTCCGGGGTCGGGAAGGTCGGGCACATCCTCGTCGGCCACCTCGTCGAGGCGGGCGCCCGCGTGTCGATCACCGACGTGTCCTCCGCGGCGATCGAGCGCACCCGGGCCGCGCACCCGTCGGTCGAGGTCGTCGCGGACAACGCGACCCTCGTCCGCACCCCGCTGGACGTCTTCGCGCCCTGTGCGCTCGGTGGTGCCCTCAACGACGCCACCGTGCCGGAACTGGCGGCGGAGATCGTCTGCGGCGCGGCGAACAACCAGCTCGCCCACCCCGGGATCGAGAAGTCGCTGGAGGACCGCGGCATCCTCTACGCGCCGGACTACCTGGTCAACGCCGGCGGGGTGATCCAGGTGAGCGACGAGCTGCACGGCTTCGACTTCGAGCGGGCCCGGCGCAAGGCGGCCGGCATCTTCGCGACGACGAAGGCGGTGTTCGAGCTGGCGCGGTCCGAGGGCGTCCCGCCGGCGACCGCCGCGGACCGGCTCGCGGAGCGCCGCATGTCCGAGGTCGGACGGCTGCGGTCCATCCTCGCCGTTTCTTGA
- a CDS encoding DUF5302 domain-containing protein, with product MSEDSASPGESEDDVKRRFREALDRKQASARSAGRQDHGGGKGGHVHGHGPAAGKRTFRRKSG from the coding sequence ATGTCCGAAGACAGTGCTTCACCGGGCGAATCGGAAGACGACGTCAAGCGCAGGTTCCGCGAGGCGCTCGACCGCAAGCAGGCGAGCGCCCGGTCCGCCGGACGCCAGGACCACGGCGGCGGCAAGGGCGGCCACGTGCACGGCCACGGTCCCGCCGCCGGCAAGCGCACCTTCCGCCGCAAGAGCGGCTGA
- a CDS encoding TetR/AcrR family transcriptional regulator: MAKSAPVPGRPRSRDAAGLPAVTPDRIIDAALELTARHGVESWTLRQLAGAVDAYPAVIYHHVGDRDTVVTAVVDRVIAKYELPPADLEWRDWWRQFLTNLRLVFMQYPGVARRVALNGPSVQAGGATVDRAMRTLLGAGFEQEEATMVCRLLVSQACLFISLEDDQRKAAEVKDQIKGGWGAPPPDPDLSGLATLTEAVHERLEDPQRNTEYFGELFDYAVDRVLDGVQKRLDEIKGA, encoded by the coding sequence ATGGCGAAGTCTGCTCCCGTGCCCGGCCGCCCGCGATCGCGGGACGCGGCGGGTCTGCCCGCGGTCACCCCGGATCGCATCATCGATGCCGCACTCGAGCTGACCGCCAGGCACGGTGTCGAATCCTGGACGCTGCGCCAGCTCGCCGGCGCGGTCGACGCCTACCCGGCCGTCATCTACCACCACGTGGGTGACCGGGACACCGTCGTCACGGCGGTCGTCGACCGCGTCATCGCCAAGTACGAGCTGCCGCCGGCCGACCTGGAGTGGCGGGACTGGTGGCGGCAGTTCCTGACGAACCTGCGCCTGGTGTTCATGCAGTACCCGGGTGTCGCCCGGCGGGTCGCGCTCAACGGCCCCTCCGTGCAGGCCGGCGGGGCCACTGTGGACCGTGCGATGAGGACACTGCTGGGCGCGGGGTTCGAGCAGGAGGAGGCCACGATGGTGTGCCGCCTGCTGGTCAGCCAGGCCTGCCTGTTCATCTCGCTGGAGGACGACCAGCGCAAGGCCGCCGAGGTGAAGGACCAGATCAAGGGCGGCTGGGGCGCGCCGCCACCCGACCCGGACCTGTCCGGGCTGGCGACCCTCACCGAGGCCGTGCACGAGCGGCTGGAAGACCCGCAGCGCAACACCGAGTACTTCGGCGAGCTGTTCGACTACGCCGTGGACCGGGTGCTGGACGGCGTTCAAAAGCGCCTGGACGAGATCAAGGGCGCCTGA